From the Niveibacterium microcysteis genome, the window AGCGCCTCCGCCCGTTCTCCGAGCAGGCGATAGCCCTCCATCGCCCATGGGTCACGTTCGCTGATGACGATCTTGCCGCCGCGAAAGAACGCCAGGTCCGCTGCAAGACCAAACTGGTGATAGCTCTGAAAGGCGCCCGCACGCGTCACATGCGGCCCCATGGCTGCAAGCTGCGCCTGGCGCTCTGGACTGCGATACCCCTCCAGCAGCGCCAGTTCATAGCCGCGCTCGCTCATTTGCTGGAACAACACCAGGATGCGCTGACGGAACTCACCATCCATCAAGGTCCAGTCGCGGCTGGCGGAGGCAATCTCGGGTCGCTCTGCCTGCAGTTCGGCTGTCACGAACACCTCGGGCGGTAGCGCCGGAGGTGGCACCAGATGCTCACCGTCAAGCAAGGCCGCGAGCACCGGATCCCGAACCTCGGCCTTATCCTCAAAGCCCGCCATCGGACGGGTCATCGACAGCAGCACTGCGCCCACCACAGGAAGGATCACCGCCACCGCGCTCAATCCGATCGCCCGGCGATTGGATCGGGCCCAGCTCCATCCACGCGCGGCAATGCTGGTGCCGTTCGCACCCATCACGACAAGGGCGTCACGTCCGCTGGCGCCGATCCGACGCTGCGCGCCGCAGGCCAACTGCACCTGCCGTTGCATGCCGCGTATCGCCGCATCGCGAAGCGCCGGAAAGCACATCAGGCTCCCGCCGAGCACGGCAACAATCATGAGGGCGGACAGACCTAAGAGCAGTTCCACAAACGTCGCCAGGGCTTTAAAAAATGACGATCGGATTATACGAGTCGATACATTTGGCATATGAGGTAATTCTTCTCGCATAATCCGATTTGCTCGCAGCTAATATTCATGCCCATGACATCCCCGGAATCGAGCCCGGTTCAGACCGGAGCAGCCCGTCGACCATCGCTGTTCGAACAGCCTGCCGGCAATGCGCGCACGCCGCACCGGGAGATCGCCGTGCTCGCTCCGTTCGCGACGCCGAAACCGGCACAGCCCTCGGTGCGCTGGGCCACCGCGGGCGTTGCGGCAG encodes:
- a CDS encoding M15 family metallopeptidase; the protein is MREELPHMPNVSTRIIRSSFFKALATFVELLLGLSALMIVAVLGGSLMCFPALRDAAIRGMQRQVQLACGAQRRIGASGRDALVVMGANGTSIAARGWSWARSNRRAIGLSAVAVILPVVGAVLLSMTRPMAGFEDKAEVRDPVLAALLDGEHLVPPPALPPEVFVTAELQAERPEIASASRDWTLMDGEFRQRILVLFQQMSERGYELALLEGYRSPERQAQLAAMGPHVTRAGAFQSYHQFGLAADLAFFRGGKIVISERDPWAMEGYRLLGERAEALGLTWGGRWKLMDFGHVELRRAGVLGRK